A region from the Musa acuminata AAA Group cultivar baxijiao chromosome BXJ1-10, Cavendish_Baxijiao_AAA, whole genome shotgun sequence genome encodes:
- the LOC135582524 gene encoding vacuolar protein sorting-associated protein 28 homolog 1-like — MEEVRLWRDKREREMYDNFADLYAIVKTTDKLEKAYVRDLVSSAEYEAECLKLIAQFRTLHSALHGAVPSLDRFAEVYRLDAPAALNRLLVSGVPATVEHRAATSSSSSASAAAVAECVQNFITAMDSVKLNMVAVDQVHPLLSDLSTSLVKLGTGLLPPDFEGRVKVRDWLSRLAKMGAADELTEQQARQFHFDLESSYNAFMAALPNADS, encoded by the coding sequence ATGGAGGAGGTGAGGCTGTGGCGGGACAAGCGGGAGAGGGAGATGTACGACAACTTCGCCGACCTCTACGCCATCGTCAAGACCACGGACAAGCTGGAGAAGGCGTACGTCCGCGACCTCGTCTCCTCCGCTGAGTACGAGGCGGAGTGCCTCAAACTAATCGCCCAGTTTCGGACCCTCCATTCCGCCCTCCACGGCGCCGTCCCCTCCCTCGATCGCTTCGCCGAGGTCTACCGCCTCGACGCCCCTGCTGCCCTCAACCGCCTCCTTGTTTCCGGCGTCCCCGCAACCGTCGAGCACCGCGCCGCtacttcctcttcctcgtccGCCTCTGCCGCCGCCGTTGCCGAATGCGTGCAGAACTTCATTACCGCCATGGACTCCGTCAAGCTCAACATGGTGGCCGTCGACCAGGTGCACCCCCTCCTCTCCGACCTATCCACGTCCCTAGTCAAGCTTGGGACCGGTCTCCTTCCCCCGGACTTTGAGGGCCGCGTCAAGGTTCGTGATTGGCTCTCTCGCCTCGCTAAGATGGGCGCCGCCGACGAGCTCACCGAGCAGCAGGCCCGCCAGTTCCACTTCGACCTCGAGTCCTCTTACAACGCCTTCATGGCCGCTCTCCCCAACGCCGACTCTTGA